One Eurosta solidaginis isolate ZX-2024a chromosome 5, ASM4086904v1, whole genome shotgun sequence DNA segment encodes these proteins:
- the LOC137252693 gene encoding uncharacterized protein, which produces MKAQSNPLCLFQYTSFDNEYLNQFKKRRAMNIRKIQLLRKQYFMLLVASQNLSWQSRSYWTRARSQSFWEVDCQVNGDEFFKSNFRMKRSVFIELCDNLRVLEKKDTPLRKAISLHKRVAIALYALGSSAEYRTIGNMFGVGKSTVYEIVLEFCTQTWKHLSLTYMPSFPLTREKVSELVQGFEAIGFPQCMGAIDGCHIEIHPLSEDATDYYNYKGWYSTILLALVDARYRFIYINVGSPGRCNDSQIFESSTLKTQLEKCPYLDEMRTPVSGVDVPIFIIGDSAFRFSKTLMKPYAFQVSQNEDEKNFNYSLSKVRRVVENAFGHVKARFRRIGKGIDNQIQNANIIIKACCVLHNFLNERNDSINEKWISALQIVERNRQYPHQEISANDRQNNAEIIRKSLATLFTERAAVDVDGVGDSQSLEGTADS; this is translated from the exons ATGAAAGCACAATCAAATCCTTTGTGTTTATTTCAATATACATCGTTCGACAATGAGTATTTGAACCAGTTCAAAAAGCGGCGTGCAATGAATATCAGAAAGATACAGTTGCTGAGAAAACAATATTTTATGTTATTGGTGGCCTCACAAAACCTTTCCTGGCAATCAAGGTCATATTGGACAAGA GCTCGATCGCAATCCTTCTGGGAAGTTGACTGCCAAGTGAATGGAGATGAGTTCTTCAAAAGCAATTTTCGCATGAAAAGAAGTGTATTTATAGAACTTTGCGATAATTTAAGAGTGTTGGAAAAGAAAGATACCCCACTAAGAAAAGCCATCTCTTTACACAAACGAGTAGCCATAGCCCTCTACGCGTTGGGATCATCGGCAGAGTATCGCACAATAGGGAACATGTTTGGAGTTGGAAAGTCCACTGTGTATGAAATAGTACTTGAGTTTTGTACTCAGACATGGAAACATTTGAGCCTTACGTACATGCCTAGTTTTCCCTTAACGAGGGAAAAAGTATCAGAACTAGTACAAGGATTCGAAGCTATAGGATTTCCTCAGTGCATGGGAGCAATAG atgGTTGTCACATTGAGATTCATCCACTCAGTGAAGATGCAACTGATTATTATAATTACAAGGGATGGTATTCGACTATCCTACTTGCTTTGGTCGATGCAAG ATACCGGTTCATTTATATTAATGTTGGCAGTCCAGGACGGTGCAATGATTCCCAAATCTTCGAGTCCTCAACATTGAAAACACagttggaaaaatgtccttaccTGGATGAAATGCGCACACCGGTTTCCGGTGTTGATGTGCCGATTTTCATTATAGGAGACTCAGCTTTTCGTTTTAGCAAAACGTTGATGAAACCATATGCATTCCAAGTGTCTCAAAATGAAgacgaaaaaaattttaactattcTCTTTCCAAAGTGCGAAGAGTTGTTGAAAATGCCTTTGGTCACGTGAAGGCGCGTTTTCGACGaattggtaagggcatagacaATCAAATACAAAATGCCAACATTATTATAAAGGCATGTTGTGTCCTACATAACTTTTTAAACGAAAGGAACGACAGTATTAACGAGAAATGGATTTCCGCTTTGCAAATTGTAGAAAGAAATCGTCAATATCCACATCAAGAAATATCGGCAAACGACCGTCAAAATAATGCAGAAATAATTCGAAAAAGTTTAGCTACCCTTTTCA ctgaacgAGCAGCCGTTGATGTGGATGGCGTGGGAGATTCACAATCCTTAGAAGGCACTGCTGATTCGTAG